The Nitrospira sp. sequence AGCCGCTCACTTTGGCCGATCACATCGATCTTTGTCGCAACGATGGCAAATGGGCGGTGGGTGAGTGTCGGGTCGTAGGCAGAAAGTTCCTGCCGCAGAGTTTCGAAACTGGCGACCGGATCTTCAGCGGCCCATTCTGAGACATCGATCAGGTGGAGTAAGAAAGCGGTGCGTTCGATATGACGGAGGAACTGTACCCCCAGACCTTTTCCTTCGTGGGCACCCTCGATCAAGCCGGGGATATCGGCCACGACAAAGCTGCGGTCGGATCCCCACCGAACAACGCCGAGATTCGGAACCAGCGTGGTAAAGGGATAATCAGCGATCTTGGGACGCGCCGCTGAAATAGCGGCAATGAGCGTTGATTTCCCGGCGTTCGGAAATCCCAGCAGCCCAACGTCGGCAAGCAGTTTGAGCTCAAGCCGCAATGTCCGCTCTTCTCCCGGAGTGCCGGGAGTGCATTTTGTCGGTACTCGATTGACGGAGGTGGCGAAGTTGCTGTTCCCTTTCCCGCCCCGCCCTCCTTGTGCAATCACGGCTGTTTGGCCATCCTCGATGAAATCGACGACTATTTCTTTCGTCTGGTCATCGTAGACGATGGTACCGACGGGAACGGTGATGGTGACGTCTTCTCCCGAGCGGCCTGTGCAATTGGACCCACCGCCGTGGCGCCCATCTTGGGCCTCATACTGCTTCTGGTAGCGGAGGTCGAGTAGAGTCGTCAATCGATGGGACGCGGTCATGATGATATCGCCGCCATCGCCGCCGTCGCCGCCGTCCGGACCTCCGCGTGGAACGAACATCTCCCTTCGGAAGCTGCAGATGCCGTTTCCGCCGCGGCCGGCTCGCACCATGATGTGTACTTCATCGACGAACATAGGCTGGTAAACCCTATAGACGGTTTGATTAAGAGATGAGAAAGTATACCTGACCCTGAGCCGAGGAGGGGAGGGAGAATTTACCCAACCATGATCGTTAGGGAAGCGAGCGGAAAACGAGAATCAGGACTTGGTTGGAACGGGGTACACGCTGACCTTTCGTCTGCCGCGTCCACCCTCAAACTTGACCACGCCGCTCATTTTGGCGAACAAGGTATGGTCCCTCCCAAGGTCCACATTGAACCCAGGAAAAAACTTGGTACCACGCTGGCGGACGATAATGCTGCCGGCGGTAACCGTTTGACCGCCATAGGCCTTCACACCTAAATATTGAGGATTGCTGTCGCGGCCGTTACGTGATGATCCGCCGCCTTTGTTTGTCGCCATGGTAGGTCCTTCTCGTCTTAATTAGGCCGTTGCAATGTTCGTGATCAACAGCTTGGTGAATCCTTGTCGGTGTCCACGGGTGCGGCGGTAGTTCTTACGGCGTTTCTTCTTAAACACGGTGATCGATCGAGTCCGTCCGTGCCGCACGATTTCGGCTGTGACTTTGGCACCGCTCAGTAGCGGTTGTCCGATCATGACACCGGCATCGCCGTGCACGAGATGAACCTGGTCGAGTTCGACCTGAGCCCCGACGTCTCCGGCCAGGCTTTGAACCTGAATCGTAGAACCTGTTTCGACCCGATATTGTTTACCACCCGTTTCAACGATTGCGTACATATCCATATCTCCACGCTTGAGGAACGGTTCATTTAACATGGGGGTATGAGGGGTGTCAAGCCGAGCGCCTCATAAATCAGCGATCGCCTGCAAGCCCCCTCTTTCGTGGGCTAGGACGTCGGCCCCGCCCGCACGTATGCTGAGCGCCACCAAGAGATAGCACCGATCCGGTGCTTCTACAGTACAGACAGGGAGATGACAACGAGATCATGCCTGCTACCAACAAATTTGTGATTCGTACGTATCACCGGATTCCGGTTCGCTGCGAGGTGTACTACCTGGGCGGAGATTTTCTCGGAAAGGGAACCGTGATGAACCTGTGTCGTAACGGATTCCGTGTGCTGGGCGATCATCAAGTGGTGCCCGGGATGGAGCTTGTCATTCGGCTCACCCTTCCTGACAGAGATGAGCCGGTCGAAATCCAGCGTGTTATTGTTCGATGGGTGCGTGGTCTGTTGTTTGGGGCCAAAGTGGTGACCATGAGCCCGGATGGGGAAGATCGAGTCGGAACGTTTCTGAGTTCCCGCCTTCGCGCCTATTGCGCCTCTTCGTAAGCGATCGCGTCACCCGGCGAGCATGCTTCCAGGCTAAGTACCGGTCCGTTTGCTTGACCCCCGTACAGCCTCACGCTATAGTCGTTCTCGTTGATCGAGCCGGGATTGCACCATCCTGAACGGGAGATTGCCTCCAATGCTGGAACCAGTTGAAAAAATCTGGATGGACGGAAAGTTTGTGGCGTGGGAGGAGGCCAACGTCCATGTCCTGACTCATTCGTTACACTATGGTTTGGCAGCGTTTGAAGGACTCCGGTGTTACAAAGGCAAATCGGGATCCGCAATTTTCCGGCTGCAGGAGCATGTCGATCGACTATTTGATTCGGCCCATATCGCCATGATGGTCATGCCGTATGACAAGAAACAGATTGCCGACGCCATTGTGGAAACAGTTCGCATCAATCGTCTCGATGCCTGTTATATTCGCCCCTTGGTCTACATCGGGTACGGTGCGATGGGCGTGCACCCGGGCGACAATCCGATACGGATGGCCATTGCGGCTTGGAAATGGGGCGCTTACCTGGGTGACGATGCGCTGGCCAATGGGATGCGTGCGTGTGTTTCTTCCTTCACCAGGCACCATGTGAATGTGTCCATGACCAGAGGAAAAATATCCGGGTACTATGTGAACTCCATCATGGCCAAGCGACAGGCCAAGGCCGACGGATATGACGAAGCGATTCTTCTCGACCCCGAGGGCTACGTAGCCGAGGGAACCGGAGAGAATGTGTTTATCGTTCGCCGGGGCGTTCTCAAAACGACGCCGCTCACGTCGGTGCTGGAAGGGATCACGAGAAACTCCGTCATGCAATTGGCCCAAGAGCGAAAAATCACTGTGGCCGAAGAACGATTCACGCGCGATGAAATGTACATCGCCGACGAAGTGTTCGTAACCGGCACTGCCGCCGAATTGACCCCGGTTCGAGAAATCGACAATCGGCGAATCGGAAATGGCGCGCCCGGACCGATTACGCGTGCCCTCCAACATGCCTTCTTTTCGATTGTGCGTGGGGAAGATCCTGCCCACGAATCCTGGCTGACCCGGGTCTGACGATCGAAAGCACCGTAGAACGATCATTGACCGGGGAGCGGCCTCGCCGCGATATTCCCGTTTGAAGAAAAACGCGAAGCTGATTTCGTCCGGTTAGTGGCCGGCTGCCGGAGTGTCCCCTGACGGATGCGATTCCGAGGGTGGCTGGGAGGATGGCCCTGACGGAGGTGCCGCCGGTTCGCTTTTTTGCTGCAGGTCAATCACTGTCGAGGAAAAGTTCCGTTGCTTGGCCAAAATTGCCAGCGTGAGCGACGTGACCATGAATACGGCCGCGACGATGACGGTAAACTTGCTCAGGAAGTTGGCAGGTCCCCGGCTTCCAAACACCGTCTGACTGGAGCCGCCGAATGCGGCACCGATCTCCGCTCCCTTCCCTGATTGCAGAAGAATCGCCCCGATCATCAGAAAACATATCAGCACGTGGACTACGACAATCAGCGTATACAGCATGAGATTTCAGACTCCGATTGACTTCGTGACGGAAGCGATCTTGGCGATTGTAGCAAAGGAATCAACCTGGAGACAAGCTCCGCCGATGAGTGCGCCATCGATCTGGTCAGAGGATAACAACGATTCTGCATTTTGAGGCGTGACGCTCCCTCCATAGAGAATCCTCGTGGATTCGGCGATCGTGGGCGACCATGTGACGGCAAGGACTTGTCGAATCGTGCGGTGGGCGGCGACGGCTTGGTCCGCTGTCGCTGCTTTGCCGGTGCCGATCGCCCATACCGGCTCATAGGCGATGATGAAGTCGGCCATTGCGTCGGAGGGAATGCCGGACAGACTTTCCTGGAGTTGGTGGGTCAGCACGGTGTCGGTCGTCCCGCCGTCTCGTTGGGCCAGCGATTCCCCGATGCAGAGGATGGGGCGCAGCCCATGTTTGAGCGCTGCGCGAATCTTCTTGTGGATGCCGTCGTTCTGCTCGCCGAAAAGAGTTCGCCGCTCAGAATGGCCTAGGATGACATAGCGGCAGCCGAGGTCTTTGAGCATCGGCGCGGAGACTTCTCCCGTAAAGGCGCCGCTATCTTCCCAAAACATATTCTGGGCGCCGAGCTGAATCGGAGACGATGGGCCCAAGGCGTTGCGGACCGATTCCAGCGCAGTGAATGGGGGAGCAATGGCCAGTTCAACGGTTGTGGATGGAGCAGGAAGGCGCTCTTTCAGCTCACGCACGAAGGAGACCGCTTCGGACGCGGTCTTATTCAGCTTCCAGTTGCCGACGATCAGGACTCTGCGCACCGCGATTCCCGGTCTCTATTCTTTGAGGGTTATCGATCAGTTCGGGCGGTCAGGCAGCGCCGCAAGGCCGGGAAGTGTTTTGCCTTCGAGTAATTCCAGGGCCGCGCCACCTCCGGTGGAGATGAACGACATATTCTCCGAGACGCCGGCTCGATGAACGGCCAGACTCGTTTCGCCGCCGCCGACTATCGTGAGGGCGTATGCATCGGCGATCGCGTGAGCCATGGCAAACGTGCCCCTGGCATAGGCGTCGATTTCGAACACACCCATCGGGCCGTTCCACAGGATGGTTTTCGCATTTTGAACCGCTTCATTGAACAGCTTGACGGAGGCCGGACCGATGTCGAGGGCATACCATCCTTTGGGAATCTCCTGCACAGGAACAATCTTGGTTTCAGCGCCCACCTCTCGGCTGGCCGCAACCACACAATCGACGGGTAGGTAAAATTTGACTCCTCGTGAGAGCGCGTGGTCTTCGATTCCCCGGGCAAAATCCAACATGTCCATTTCGACGAGGGAATTACCGATCTCCATGCCCTTTGCCTTCAAGAACGTAAACGCCATCCCGCCGCCGATGATGACTTTATCGACTTTCTTCCCCAGGTTTTCGATGACGCCGATCTTTCCGGATACCTTCGCGCCTCCCAGAATGGCGGCAAACGGCCGAACGGGGTTGGCGACAGCGCCCTCGAGGTACTCGATTTCCTTCTTCAGCAGCGCGCCTGCGGCCGCGTCAGCAATGAACTTCGTGATCCCGACGGTCGACGCGTGAGCCCGATGCGCTGCTCCGAAGGCGTCGTTGATGAAGACGTCGCCGAGCGAAGCCAGGGCCTTGGCGAAGGCGTCGTCGTTCTTCTCCTCGCCTTCGTGAAAGCGGAGATTTTCCAGCAAGAGCACATCTCCGTCCTTCATCTTGGCGACCAGCTTCTCGACGGCCGGGCCAATACAGTCCGGCGCGAAGATCACTTCTTTACCGAGCAGCCGGCCCAGGCGTTTTGCGACAGGCGCCAGGCTATACTTGGGCTCAAAGGCACCCTTCGGCCGACCGAGGTGAGAGCAGAGAATAACTTTGGCGCCCTCGTCGACGACGCGATTGATGGTCGGCAAGGTCGAGCGAATGCGGGTGTCGTCGGTAATTTGCAGCGCTTCATCGAGCGGGACGTTGAAATCGGCGCGGATGATGACGCGCTTGCCACGAAGTTGCACATCGTCGATCGTTTTCTTGTGCAAGTTCATGGCGAGGCTCCTTCAGCTAGGTTCGGCCAAAACGGGTTAGATGAATTCGTTAGACGCCTATCCCACCTTCACGCTCGGGGCACTCAGTGCGTAGACTTTCCGGCCAAGACCTTGACCAGGTCGCGGACTCGGCATGAGTAGCCCCATTCGTTGTCGTACCAGGCTGTCACCTTCACCATGCGCTTGTCTACAACGTTGGTCAATGGAGCATCGACGGTGGCCGAGTGATCGTCACCCTTCTGATCGATGGAGACGATAGGCTCTTCAGAGTACTTGAGAATGCCCTTGAGCGGACCCTCCGCAGCCTTCTTGAAGGCGGCATTCACAGATGCGATATCGCAATCCTTCTCGGTTTCCACGGTGAGATCGACCAGGGACACATTCGGCGTCGGTACGCGAATGGCGAGGCCGTCCAATTTGCCCTTGAGTTCAGGAATGACGAGATGCAGGGCTTTGGCCGCGCCGGTGCTGGTCGGAATCATCGACATCCCGGCTGCACGGGCGCGCCGAAGGTCCTTGTGAGGAAGGTCGAGGAGCTGCTGATCGTTGGTATAAGAATGGATCGTGGTCATGGTCCCATGCTTGATGCCGAACGTTTCCAGCAAGACTTTGGCAACGGGCGCCAGGCAGTTGGTCGTGCAGGAGGCATTGGACACAATGTGGTGGGATTTCGGGTCGAGCTTGTCGTCGTTCACGCCGAGTACGATGGTCACATCGGGATCTTTCGCCGGTGCCGAGATGATCACGTGCTTGGCGCCGGCGGATAAGTGTTTACCCGCAGATTCCCGGTCGGTAAATCGGCCGGTCGATTCTATGACCACGTCGACGTTCAGCGCCTTCCAGGGCAGTTCTTTCGGATCTTTGACCGCGAGCACGGTGATGGGTTTCCCGTCCACGAGGATCTGGTCTTCCTTGGCTTCAACACTGGCGGAAAGGGTGCCGTGCACCGAGTCATACTTGAGCAGATACGCAAGCGTCTTCGCGTCCGTCAGATCGTTGATCGCAACGATGTGAAGGTCTTTGTCACCCATCGACGCACGCAGCACGTTGCGCCCGATACGTCCGAACCCAT is a genomic window containing:
- a CDS encoding phosphoglycerate kinase: MHKKTIDDVQLRGKRVIIRADFNVPLDEALQITDDTRIRSTLPTINRVVDEGAKVILCSHLGRPKGAFEPKYSLAPVAKRLGRLLGKEVIFAPDCIGPAVEKLVAKMKDGDVLLLENLRFHEGEEKNDDAFAKALASLGDVFINDAFGAAHRAHASTVGITKFIADAAAGALLKKEIEYLEGAVANPVRPFAAILGGAKVSGKIGVIENLGKKVDKVIIGGGMAFTFLKAKGMEIGNSLVEMDMLDFARGIEDHALSRGVKFYLPVDCVVAASREVGAETKIVPVQEIPKGWYALDIGPASVKLFNEAVQNAKTILWNGPMGVFEIDAYARGTFAMAHAIADAYALTIVGGGETSLAVHRAGVSENMSFISTGGGAALELLEGKTLPGLAALPDRPN
- the rpmA gene encoding 50S ribosomal protein L27 — encoded protein: MATNKGGGSSRNGRDSNPQYLGVKAYGGQTVTAGSIIVRQRGTKFFPGFNVDLGRDHTLFAKMSGVVKFEGGRGRRKVSVYPVPTKS
- the rplU gene encoding 50S ribosomal protein L21 codes for the protein MYAIVETGGKQYRVETGSTIQVQSLAGDVGAQVELDQVHLVHGDAGVMIGQPLLSGAKVTAEIVRHGRTRSITVFKKKRRKNYRRTRGHRQGFTKLLITNIATA
- a CDS encoding PilZ domain-containing protein, which produces MPATNKFVIRTYHRIPVRCEVYYLGGDFLGKGTVMNLCRNGFRVLGDHQVVPGMELVIRLTLPDRDEPVEIQRVIVRWVRGLLFGAKVVTMSPDGEDRVGTFLSSRLRAYCASS
- a CDS encoding branched-chain amino acid transaminase; amino-acid sequence: MLEPVEKIWMDGKFVAWEEANVHVLTHSLHYGLAAFEGLRCYKGKSGSAIFRLQEHVDRLFDSAHIAMMVMPYDKKQIADAIVETVRINRLDACYIRPLVYIGYGAMGVHPGDNPIRMAIAAWKWGAYLGDDALANGMRACVSSFTRHHVNVSMTRGKISGYYVNSIMAKRQAKADGYDEAILLDPEGYVAEGTGENVFIVRRGVLKTTPLTSVLEGITRNSVMQLAQERKITVAEERFTRDEMYIADEVFVTGTAAELTPVREIDNRRIGNGAPGPITRALQHAFFSIVRGEDPAHESWLTRV
- the secG gene encoding preprotein translocase subunit SecG: MLYTLIVVVHVLICFLMIGAILLQSGKGAEIGAAFGGSSQTVFGSRGPANFLSKFTVIVAAVFMVTSLTLAILAKQRNFSSTVIDLQQKSEPAAPPSGPSSQPPSESHPSGDTPAAGH
- a CDS encoding triose-phosphate isomerase; translated protein: MRRVLIVGNWKLNKTASEAVSFVRELKERLPAPSTTVELAIAPPFTALESVRNALGPSSPIQLGAQNMFWEDSGAFTGEVSAPMLKDLGCRYVILGHSERRTLFGEQNDGIHKKIRAALKHGLRPILCIGESLAQRDGGTTDTVLTHQLQESLSGIPSDAMADFIIAYEPVWAIGTGKAATADQAVAAHRTIRQVLAVTWSPTIAESTRILYGGSVTPQNAESLLSSDQIDGALIGGACLQVDSFATIAKIASVTKSIGV
- the obgE gene encoding GTPase ObgE; this translates as MFVDEVHIMVRAGRGGNGICSFRREMFVPRGGPDGGDGGDGGDIIMTASHRLTTLLDLRYQKQYEAQDGRHGGGSNCTGRSGEDVTITVPVGTIVYDDQTKEIVVDFIEDGQTAVIAQGGRGGKGNSNFATSVNRVPTKCTPGTPGEERTLRLELKLLADVGLLGFPNAGKSTLIAAISAARPKIADYPFTTLVPNLGVVRWGSDRSFVVADIPGLIEGAHEGKGLGVQFLRHIERTAFLLHLIDVSEWAAEDPVASFETLRQELSAYDPTLTHRPFAIVATKIDVIGQSERLARLQTYCRQQGYPCLAISAATNQGLDNLIIYVGKQMETLRTIPCETRS
- the gap gene encoding type I glyceraldehyde-3-phosphate dehydrogenase; this translates as MAIRVGINGFGRIGRNVLRASMGDKDLHIVAINDLTDAKTLAYLLKYDSVHGTLSASVEAKEDQILVDGKPITVLAVKDPKELPWKALNVDVVIESTGRFTDRESAGKHLSAGAKHVIISAPAKDPDVTIVLGVNDDKLDPKSHHIVSNASCTTNCLAPVAKVLLETFGIKHGTMTTIHSYTNDQQLLDLPHKDLRRARAAGMSMIPTSTGAAKALHLVIPELKGKLDGLAIRVPTPNVSLVDLTVETEKDCDIASVNAAFKKAAEGPLKGILKYSEEPIVSIDQKGDDHSATVDAPLTNVVDKRMVKVTAWYDNEWGYSCRVRDLVKVLAGKSTH